In the genome of Mercurialis annua linkage group LG8, ddMerAnnu1.2, whole genome shotgun sequence, the window TCACAAAGGAGACAACACCCTCTAGTCCTTCTATGACTAAGATGGATGTTGATCCTCCACAAGCTAAGGCCAACACATCTAAGGATGATAAGCCTAAAGTTACCAAGTCAAGCATTCCATCAAATGCTAAGGCTAAGGACACTAGACCAAGCATTCCCAAGAATGCTAAGCCTAGAAGTCCCAACCACAAGGGACAACCACCCAAGGGCAAGAATGCTCACACCAACCCAAGACAACCTCACACATGTTGCTCTTGTGGTAATGATGCTCCTTCAACTCATTCTAGAACATGGAGATCTAAGCCTAAAAAGGCTAAGTCAACCATTAGATGTTTCTATTGCATGAAGGTTGGGCATACAAATGGAAGGTGCTATATGAGGAAAATCCACTTGAACTTGATTCACTTGGATGATTCCAAGACTAACCCTCAAGGACCCAAGTACATTTGGGTACCTAAAAGTTCTTAATTTCCTTGTGTGTTTTAGGGCAAAGGAGTAGCCATCAATGAAAATCGACCCTGGATTGTGGATAGTGGGTGCTCAAGGCACATGACCGGAACTTCAAAGCTATTCACAACCCTTCAATCAAAGGATGGTGGCTATGTAACCTTTGGTGACAATGCAAAAGGAAAAGTGGTTAGTATTGCTAATATTGGTAAGACTTCAAACTCATCTTCTTGTATTAGAAATGTTCTATTAGTTGATGGTTTGAAGCATAACTTGTCAAGTGTAAGTCAATTATGTGATAGTGGCTTAAGAGTCACTTTTGACTCTAAGGCTTGTTACATTACTCAAGTGAGTGATAACAAGTCCATCCTTAGAGGAGAAAGGAGTGAAAATATTTACATAATTGACTTAGACTCAACTTCTAACAAGAATCTCAAGTGTCTTACGTCCACAAAGAACGAGCCTTGGCTTTGGCATAGAAGGCTTGCCCATGCTAACATGGAGTTGATAGACAACTTGAGAAAAGGAAAACTTGTGATTGGACTTCCGGATATTAAATTTGAGAAGGACAAAGTTTGTGCTTCATGTCAAATGGGGAAGCAACACAAGTCATCCTTCAAATCCAAAAAGGGGGTAAGTACATCCAAACCTCTTCAATTGATTCATATGGATTTATTTGGACCATCTAGAGTTGCTAGTTTGGGTAGTAAGAACTATACCTATGTCCTTGTTGATGATTACTCTAGATATACTTGGGTTATTTTCATGGCTCATAAGGATGACACTTTTGATGCTTTtaaaagtttttcaaaacttGTTCAAAAAAAATGGGATATTATATTATGAGTATAAGAAGTGACAATGGTGGTGAATTTAAAAATCATCTTTTTGAAAGCTATTGTGAAGACCTTGGTATTTCTCATGAGTTCTCGTGTCCTAGATCTCCGCAACAAAATGGGATAGTGGAAAGGAAGAATAGATCTCTTATAGAAATGGCAAGGACTATgctaaatgaatttaaattacCAAGCTATTTTTGGGAGGAAGCCGTCAATACTTCTTGTTATGTGCAAAACCGTGTTTTGAAAAGATCCATTTTGAATAAAACACCTTATGAGTTATGGATGGGAAGAAAACCCAACATTTCATATCTAAGAGTTTTTGGGTGCAAATGCTTCATATTAAATACAAAGGAAAACCTAGATAAATTTGCTTCAAAATCCAATGAAGGCATATTTTTAGGTTATTCGACATGTAGAAAAGCCTATAGAGTATTCAATAAGTCCATTTTGCTTGTTGAAGAATCTATGCATGTAGTTTTTGATGAAAACAATACACTTGATGGGAAAGGTATGGATTTTGTAGATCATTTTGGATCACTAGACATTGGAGAGGATGATCCAACATTCAACAAAATGGATGATGAAGAGAAACCTCAAGAAAGTGCACCAATGCAAACAACACTTGAGGAAGACTTTCCACAAGAGGAAGATCCGCACCCGGAACTCCCTAAAGCAACAAGAACAACGAAGAACCACCCAAGAGAGCAAGTACTTGATGGATTCCAAAGAGGTATATTTACTAGATCTCAAGCCTCTAACAACCTTGCATTTCTCTCTCAAATTGAGCCATGGACCATTGAAGAGGCTATCAATGATGAGTGTTGGGTGATTGCAATGCAAGATGAACTCAACCAATTTGAGAGGAATAATGTTTGGGAATTAGTCCCTAGGCCTAGCTTTGGTTCTATTATTGGCACAAAATGGGTTTTTAGAAATAAACTTGATGAGGATGGAGTCATTACTAGAAACAAAGCTAGACTTGTTGCCAAAGGATATAGCCAAGAGGAAGGTGTCGATTATGATGAGACCTTTGCTCCCGTGGCTAGATTAGAGGCTATTAGAATTTTGCTTGCATTTGCATGTCATATGAATTTCAAACTTTATCAAATGGATGTGAAGAGTGCTTTCCTAAATGGTTTTATTCAAGAAGAAGTTTTTGTTTCTCAACCTCCGGGtcttgaaaattttgattttcctAACCATGTTTTTAAGCTTAACAAGGCTGTTTACGAGTTGAAACAAGCACCTAGAGCTTGGTATGATAGTCTTAGCACATTCATCATCATAAACGGTTTTACTAAGGGTAAAGTGGATACCACTCTTTTCATTAAAAGAAGCTTTAAAGACATCCCCGTTGTGcaaatttatgttgatgatataaTTTTTGGTGCTACTAATGAGTTGCTTTGTGAGGATTTTTCAAAGTGTATCACAAATGAATTTGAAATGAGCTTAATGGGAGAGCTTAAGTTCTTCTTGGAGCTTCAAATCAAGCAAAGCAATGAGGGAATATTCAAATCAAGCCAAATACACTAAAGAATTACTCAAGAGATTTGGCATGGATGGATGTAAGACGAGCAAAACCCCAATGCCCACAAGTTAAAATTGACAAGGATGAAAATGGTAAGAACTATGATGAAAAGAAATATCGAGGTATGATTGGTTCCGTACTCTATCTTACCGCTAGTAGACCGATATAATGTTTAGTGTTTGCCTTTGTGCTCGTTTTCAATCTCGTCCGAAAGAGTCTCATTATTTTCATGTCAAAAGGATTTTCAAATATCTCATGGGCACACAACACTTAGGTCTTTGGTATCCTAGGAAAAACTCCTTTGACCTTGTCTCTTATTCGGATGCGGACTATGCCGGTAGTGTTATAGATAGAAAAAGTACATCGGGAACTTGTCAATTCCTAGGCAATTGCCTTGTTTCTTGGCATAGTAAGAAACAAGTGTCGGTTGCCTTGTCCACGACTGAAGCCAAATATGTAGCCGCATGAAGTTGTTGTACCCAAATTCTTTGGATTCGACAACATCTTAAGAACTATGGAATTGTAGTTGATCATATTCCTTGGAAATGTGATAATACTAGTGCGATCAACTTATCCAAGAACCCGATTCAACACTCTATATCCAAGCATATAGATATTAGACACCATTTTATGCGTGATCATGTCCAATTAGGAGATGTTGTATAATAATTCATTGATACAGACAATCAATTGGCGGACATTTTCACAAAACCCCTAAATGAGGAAAGAATGTC includes:
- the LOC130014963 gene encoding uncharacterized protein LOC130014963, with amino-acid sequence MYIEREEPKEEKKKVLALKAKETKVKETKAKEAKESNYSSDDEFLELDSDDGSDKEMALFTKRYNNYIKRKQDKSKREFHKRPFKKEDCNNNEKSPQRSHRKDKEVKKRDYKVTWDDSSEEDEDYESERANICFMANIEEVSSTKVHNDSFISSSSIDDLSTQDHESYSGDEKVEMMKTMAKKVNSYKRKIVKNKENFSLLEAKINDFQKQIVNLNLHNESLKNSISILNTSNLTSLNSLKEENEKLKKEVIEYKTSLTKFQNGKQSLDEMLTLQRPSSSKEGLGFVASCSSSPSSRTTFKRARTIQSSSIDVEFTKETTPSSPSMTKMDVDPPQAKANTSKDDKPKVTKSSIPSNAKAKDTRPSIPKNAKPRSPNHKGQPPKGKNAHTNPRQPHTCCSCGNDAPSTHSRTWRSKPKKAKSTIRCFYCMKGKGVAINENRPWIVDSGCSRHMTGTSKLFTTLQSKDGGYVTFGDNAKGKVVSIANIGKTSNSSSCIRNVLLVDGLKHNLSSVSQLCDSGLRVTFDSKACYITQVSDNKSILRGERSENIYIIDLDSTSNKNLKCLTSTKNEPWLWHRRLAHANMELIDNLRKGKLVIGLPDIKFEKDKVCASCQMGKQHKSSFKSKKGVSTSKPLQLIHMDLFGPSRVASLGSKNYTYVLVDDYSRYTWVIFMAHKDDTFDAFKSFSKLVQKKWDIIL